A window of the Isosphaera pallida ATCC 43644 genome harbors these coding sequences:
- a CDS encoding SpoIVB peptidase S55 domain-containing protein, translating to MNAWKTFAIGMRSRAALLIVAGVIGFGHPSWGSAPVGMGVTGQSEVAARPPEKVEPMPVAEVRPGMKGHGWTVMTGTKLERFEAEVLGVLRDVSPGRDMILCRLSGLNLEHSGVIQGMSGSPIYLEGNRLIGAVAFAWEFSKEPIAGVTPYEQMVKFAESAERRYLARLRSKERPPGGAAGATDLAQSDERRSMSTGLMSGFAPAPRISSALPGRAAGWSDPTDAIDHPATEFGIAAPVASASGGLVGLKPLGMPMAATGFSPRAVATLSRDLGSFGMAPMASGAVPDYIRHEQDHATLEPGSPICVAMIRGDFDLSAIGTVTHVENGRVFGFGHPMFGNGACEFPMMTGYVHTVFPRANLSMKMGSPLKVVGTLDADVSTCVSGRLGPGPKLIPMTVDVRIGEFSDPMRFEVEVVRSPKMLSALVLSVLTSAIDHEGSLPEEFTADLEATISLKGREPYRIRDRLSGPRFTGTLGASALFSAVNGMVGLLARNPFEEVEFESIACAVTITPGRRLATIQRVRWESSVVVPGQTAVARILLKPYKGELFEVIGRLDIPEDLPEGTYDVEIADLTQSLRRFFRHNPRLAEPRSFDALDEALRVQALPTHSEIRLHLALPDRSVSLDGQTHPRLPAGVCATLAANAPHRTLAQREDLVSTVETSWMIEGSKTLPLKVSHHSDLSLLEE from the coding sequence ATGAACGCCTGGAAGACTTTTGCGATTGGTATGCGGTCGCGCGCGGCGCTGTTGATCGTCGCGGGCGTGATTGGGTTTGGTCATCCCTCGTGGGGTTCGGCCCCGGTAGGGATGGGCGTCACTGGTCAGTCCGAGGTGGCCGCGCGACCCCCGGAAAAGGTTGAGCCGATGCCGGTAGCCGAGGTGCGCCCTGGCATGAAGGGGCACGGTTGGACCGTGATGACGGGCACCAAGCTCGAACGTTTCGAGGCCGAAGTCCTGGGGGTCCTGCGCGACGTGTCGCCGGGTCGGGATATGATCCTCTGCCGCCTTTCAGGGCTGAACCTGGAACACTCCGGGGTGATTCAAGGCATGAGCGGCAGTCCCATCTATCTGGAAGGGAACCGTCTGATCGGCGCGGTGGCCTTCGCCTGGGAGTTCTCCAAGGAACCTATTGCGGGGGTCACGCCCTACGAGCAGATGGTCAAGTTCGCCGAGTCGGCCGAACGCCGTTACTTGGCCCGCCTGAGGTCCAAGGAACGTCCGCCGGGCGGGGCCGCCGGTGCCACCGACCTTGCCCAGTCGGATGAACGTCGCTCGATGAGCACGGGGTTGATGAGTGGATTCGCCCCTGCCCCTCGGATCTCCTCGGCGTTGCCCGGCCGCGCCGCTGGTTGGAGCGACCCGACTGATGCGATCGACCACCCCGCGACCGAGTTCGGGATCGCCGCGCCGGTCGCCTCCGCCTCGGGCGGGTTGGTGGGACTCAAACCGTTAGGGATGCCGATGGCGGCCACCGGCTTCTCGCCCCGCGCGGTGGCGACGTTGTCGCGTGACCTCGGCTCCTTCGGCATGGCTCCGATGGCTTCGGGAGCGGTCCCCGACTACATTCGTCACGAACAGGATCACGCGACGCTGGAACCCGGTTCGCCAATCTGCGTGGCGATGATCCGCGGCGATTTCGACCTCTCGGCGATCGGCACCGTCACCCACGTCGAAAACGGCCGGGTCTTCGGGTTCGGCCACCCAATGTTCGGCAACGGCGCGTGCGAATTTCCAATGATGACCGGCTACGTTCATACGGTGTTTCCCCGCGCCAACCTCTCGATGAAGATGGGGTCGCCGCTCAAGGTGGTCGGAACCCTCGATGCCGACGTGAGCACCTGCGTCAGTGGTCGTTTGGGCCCGGGACCCAAGCTGATCCCGATGACCGTAGATGTGCGCATCGGCGAATTCTCCGACCCGATGCGGTTCGAGGTCGAGGTGGTTCGCAGTCCCAAGATGCTCTCGGCGTTGGTCCTCTCGGTGCTGACCAGCGCCATTGACCACGAGGGGAGTTTGCCCGAGGAGTTCACTGCCGATCTGGAGGCGACGATCAGCCTGAAAGGTCGGGAGCCCTACCGGATTCGGGATCGTCTCAGCGGCCCGCGGTTCACCGGCACGCTAGGTGCCTCCGCCTTGTTCTCGGCGGTCAATGGCATGGTCGGCCTGCTGGCGCGCAACCCCTTCGAGGAGGTGGAGTTTGAGTCGATCGCCTGCGCGGTAACGATCACGCCAGGGCGTCGGTTGGCCACAATCCAGAGGGTGCGTTGGGAGTCCTCGGTGGTGGTCCCCGGCCAGACCGCCGTGGCCCGCATCCTACTCAAACCCTATAAGGGCGAGCTGTTCGAGGTGATCGGTCGTCTGGACATCCCCGAGGATTTGCCCGAAGGGACGTATGACGTGGAAATTGCCGACCTGACCCAGTCGTTACGGCGGTTCTTCCGTCACAACCCCCGACTCGCCGAACCTAGGAGCTTTGATGCGCTGGACGAGGCATTGAGAGTCCAGGCTCTTCCCACCCATTCCGAGATTCGCCTCCATCTGGCTCTCCCCGACCGCAGCGTCTCTCTCGATGGGCAAACCCACCCGCGGCTGCCCGCCGGAGTGTGCGCCACCCTAGCCGCCAACGCGCCCCATCGGACCCTTGCCCAACGCGAGGACCTTGTCTCCACGGTGGAAACCTCCTGGATGATCGAAGGCTCTAAAACCCTTCCTTTGAAGGTATCCCACCATTCGGACCTGTCGCTCTTGGAGGAGTGA
- the gcvPB gene encoding aminomethyl-transferring glycine dehydrogenase subunit GcvPB, with the protein MNHAASVSDRLLFEKSRPGRGTIVAPPVEDSRPLTDLIPAEFLADAPPDLPELAELDVVRHYTELSSRNMAIDANFYPLGSCTMKYNPRRNERLAGLPGLLDLHPYQDESTIQGMLRLLDEVQGFLGEIAGLPAVSLHPAAGAQGELTALMVAAAYFRDRGETKRRRKVLVPDSAHGTNPASAHLAGFETVTVKSDHRGLVDLADFHAKLDDHAAVFMITNPNTVGLFDPQIVEIAQALHDRGALLYLDGANMNAILGQVRPGDMGVDLMHYNPHKTFSGPHGGGGPGAGPIAVRDFLAPYLPVPRVGRDEQGGYRLETIADHPKSIGRVRGFFGNAGVLVRAYCYIRSYGPEGLKNVSRDAVVNANYVLALVKDTYPVPHGERCMHEFVASARGLAREKGIRAFDIAKRLLDYGYHAPTVYFPLIVPEALMIEPTETESRETLEAFAEVLKSIAHEDPELVKHAPLTTAINRPDEVTAAKQPILRWRRPAVEGGASSANGRSALVPTAGREPALVGG; encoded by the coding sequence ATGAACCACGCCGCCAGCGTTTCGGATCGTCTATTGTTTGAGAAGAGCCGGCCCGGTCGAGGAACCATTGTCGCGCCTCCGGTCGAGGATTCGAGACCGCTGACCGATCTCATCCCCGCCGAATTCCTGGCCGACGCGCCGCCCGACCTGCCCGAGTTGGCTGAACTCGACGTGGTACGGCACTACACCGAACTGTCCTCCCGCAACATGGCGATCGACGCCAACTTTTATCCCCTGGGCTCCTGCACGATGAAATACAACCCCCGGCGCAACGAGCGTCTGGCGGGGTTGCCCGGGTTGCTAGATCTGCACCCCTATCAGGACGAATCCACCATTCAGGGGATGCTGCGGCTCTTGGATGAAGTCCAGGGATTCCTGGGTGAAATCGCCGGGTTACCGGCAGTGAGTCTGCACCCGGCGGCCGGGGCGCAGGGAGAACTGACGGCGCTCATGGTCGCAGCAGCCTATTTCCGCGACCGGGGCGAGACCAAGAGGCGTCGTAAGGTGTTGGTGCCCGACAGCGCCCATGGGACCAACCCGGCCTCAGCCCACCTTGCCGGGTTCGAGACGGTGACGGTCAAGAGCGATCATCGCGGCCTAGTCGATCTGGCCGACTTTCACGCCAAGCTCGACGACCACGCCGCCGTGTTCATGATCACCAACCCCAACACGGTCGGCCTGTTCGACCCACAGATCGTCGAGATCGCCCAGGCGCTGCACGATCGCGGCGCGCTGCTGTATCTCGACGGGGCCAACATGAACGCGATTCTCGGCCAAGTCCGCCCCGGCGATATGGGGGTGGACCTGATGCACTACAACCCGCACAAGACCTTCTCGGGCCCTCATGGCGGAGGTGGTCCAGGAGCCGGTCCGATCGCAGTGCGCGACTTCCTCGCTCCGTATTTGCCGGTGCCGCGGGTCGGACGCGACGAGCAAGGGGGCTATCGTCTAGAAACCATCGCCGATCATCCCAAAAGCATTGGCCGGGTACGCGGCTTCTTCGGCAACGCCGGGGTGCTGGTGCGGGCTTATTGCTACATCCGCAGCTATGGACCCGAGGGACTCAAGAACGTCTCGCGCGACGCGGTGGTGAATGCCAATTATGTGTTGGCGTTGGTGAAAGACACCTACCCAGTGCCCCACGGCGAGCGCTGCATGCACGAGTTCGTGGCCTCGGCCCGTGGTCTGGCGCGTGAGAAGGGGATTCGGGCGTTCGACATCGCCAAGCGGCTGCTGGATTATGGTTATCACGCGCCGACGGTCTATTTCCCTTTGATCGTGCCCGAGGCGCTGATGATCGAACCGACCGAGACTGAAAGCCGCGAGACCCTAGAGGCGTTCGCCGAGGTTCTCAAATCGATCGCCCACGAGGACCCCGAGTTAGTCAAGCACGCACCGTTGACCACCGCGATCAACCGTCCCGACGAGGTGACCGCCGCCAAGCAGCCGATACTGCGTTGGCGACGTCCAGCGGTCGAGGGCGGCGCGTCATCGGCCAACGGCCGGTCCGCACTGGTCCCTACGGCCGGCCGCGAACCCGCGCTGGTGGGTGGCTGA
- a CDS encoding Gfo/Idh/MocA family protein — MSGSFTRRDFLGWSLGTGAAVWSGFPTVVPASALGRGGWVAPSARIRLGHIGVANQGTSNLKAFFGCKNSMTTAVCDVDRDHLAAAAALVEKTEGQARSCLTFGDYRKLIESPEVDAVVVTTPDHWHALPVIDACAANKPVYVEKPLSLTITEGRLMVQAARRAGVAVQTGSQQRSDARFRLACELVRSGALGRIESVIVGLPGVNFQGPAVADSPPPAQLDYDFWLGPAPKRPYNAKRVHYNFRFFWDYSGGQLTNWGAHHLDIVQWALGMDESGPLVVEAYADFHPEGWFEVPTRSHVTYEYAGGVTVRCVQGGKERHGVTFVGSQGTLFVDRNRIEANPPELLRVEPTTRLTVSKNHHANWLEAIVENRRPLCDVEIGHRSATVCHLGNLAIRTAINRHFGEDYRDIGRVEWEPTTETIVAFSGRPNPNSLLNRPYRQPWSLPSFDPSNRETTAS, encoded by the coding sequence ATGTCCGGTTCCTTCACCCGTCGGGATTTTTTAGGATGGAGTCTGGGAACGGGCGCGGCGGTGTGGTCGGGGTTCCCGACCGTGGTTCCTGCCTCGGCCCTGGGCCGCGGGGGGTGGGTTGCGCCCAGCGCGCGGATTCGGTTGGGCCACATCGGGGTGGCCAATCAGGGGACCAGCAACCTCAAGGCGTTCTTCGGTTGCAAGAACAGCATGACCACTGCCGTTTGCGACGTCGACCGCGACCACTTGGCCGCCGCCGCAGCGCTGGTTGAGAAGACCGAGGGCCAAGCCCGTTCCTGCCTGACCTTTGGCGACTACCGCAAGCTGATCGAATCGCCCGAGGTGGATGCCGTCGTAGTCACCACCCCCGACCACTGGCACGCTTTGCCGGTCATCGACGCCTGCGCGGCCAACAAACCGGTTTACGTCGAGAAACCCCTGAGCTTGACCATCACCGAAGGGAGGCTGATGGTCCAGGCCGCCCGACGCGCTGGGGTCGCGGTTCAGACCGGCAGCCAACAACGCTCCGACGCCCGTTTCCGCCTGGCGTGCGAACTCGTTCGCTCCGGAGCGCTGGGACGGATCGAGTCGGTGATCGTGGGTCTTCCTGGCGTCAACTTCCAAGGTCCGGCGGTCGCGGACTCTCCCCCTCCTGCCCAACTCGACTACGACTTCTGGCTAGGACCAGCCCCCAAACGTCCCTACAACGCCAAACGGGTCCACTACAACTTCCGCTTCTTCTGGGACTACTCCGGCGGCCAACTCACCAACTGGGGCGCGCATCACCTCGACATCGTGCAATGGGCGCTTGGGATGGACGAATCCGGCCCCCTTGTGGTCGAAGCCTACGCCGATTTCCACCCCGAAGGTTGGTTCGAGGTGCCCACGCGCAGCCACGTCACCTACGAATACGCGGGAGGGGTGACCGTGCGCTGCGTCCAGGGCGGCAAAGAACGCCACGGTGTCACCTTTGTGGGATCGCAAGGCACCCTATTTGTCGATCGCAACCGCATTGAAGCCAACCCACCCGAATTGCTCCGCGTCGAACCCACGACACGCTTGACCGTCTCGAAGAACCACCACGCCAATTGGCTGGAGGCGATCGTCGAGAACCGCCGCCCTCTCTGCGACGTGGAGATTGGCCACCGCTCCGCCACGGTCTGCCACCTGGGAAATCTGGCGATCCGCACCGCTATCAATCGTCACTTTGGCGAAGACTACCGTGACATCGGCCGGGTCGAATGGGAACCCACCACCGAAACCATCGTCGCCTTCAGCGGACGGCCTAACCCCAACTCCCTCCTCAATCGCCCCTACCGGCAACCTTGGTCCCTGCCCTCGTTCGACCCCTCCAACCGCGAAACCACCGCGTCTTGA
- a CDS encoding FHA domain-containing protein, with protein MKVQLTVIQGKPQGKVIPLAIPKFRIGRGETCHLRPNSEQVSREHAEIQILADRVVVRDLGSRNGTFVNGTRIEGEVTLKDGETISVGPLTFLVGIQAVVASAPVAPQATASAPAAAPVPVPAKASDLENLKEDDIEAWLIADLANQTPESKSGVYKGDTQTFNALSPGELQDLSDPQAEAEPAAPAEWVDENNPFFQTKKAAQEPTKPTKPVYKDTSDAASDIIKRMMERKRASR; from the coding sequence ATGAAAGTCCAGTTGACCGTCATTCAGGGCAAGCCTCAGGGGAAGGTGATCCCCCTGGCAATTCCCAAGTTCCGGATCGGGCGGGGCGAGACCTGCCACCTGCGGCCCAACAGCGAGCAGGTCAGTCGGGAACACGCCGAAATCCAGATTTTGGCCGATCGAGTGGTGGTGCGCGATTTGGGTAGCCGCAACGGCACCTTCGTGAATGGAACCCGAATCGAGGGCGAAGTTACCCTCAAAGATGGGGAAACCATTTCGGTGGGGCCGTTGACCTTTTTGGTGGGGATCCAAGCGGTCGTTGCGTCGGCACCCGTCGCGCCTCAAGCCACCGCGTCGGCTCCCGCCGCCGCGCCGGTTCCCGTTCCCGCCAAAGCGTCGGATTTGGAGAATCTCAAGGAAGACGACATCGAAGCCTGGTTGATCGCCGATTTGGCCAATCAAACGCCGGAGAGCAAGTCAGGGGTCTACAAAGGCGACACCCAAACCTTCAACGCCCTTTCCCCGGGTGAGCTTCAAGACTTGAGCGACCCCCAAGCCGAGGCTGAGCCAGCCGCTCCCGCCGAATGGGTTGACGAAAACAACCCCTTCTTCCAAACCAAAAAAGCCGCTCAAGAGCCGACCAAACCCACCAAGCCGGTTTACAAGGACACCTCCGACGCCGCCAGCGACATTATCAAGCGCATGATGGAACGCAAACGCGCGTCACGCTGA
- a CDS encoding lipoyl protein ligase domain-containing protein, producing MTHATWLVVEPFETGDGPDQMGRDDALAERAACDVASVADSAPLRLRFYGWAPPTLSLGYFQRVEDLRADPRWRGKPWVRRPSGGGAIWHHADLTYALAVPPSHPLARQPRRATRLVHEATRDWLNQLGWNARLHEQTMEASRNAPHAPAVDPEPPKPFLCFLDRDPVDVVVLGPARDQGGVAVDMEMKSESESESKSESGLSRPAKVLGSAQRRRGRALLQHGSLLLTTAAPANELVGLADLPRQSAAVRVADAPAGFAPESWVCPWARRLAEALEARLEWREPEPEERERGRVLSEVYRNPAWLFKR from the coding sequence ATGACCCACGCGACATGGTTGGTGGTGGAACCGTTCGAGACGGGCGACGGACCCGACCAGATGGGTCGGGACGACGCCCTAGCCGAACGAGCCGCCTGCGACGTCGCCTCCGTGGCCGATTCCGCCCCGTTGCGGTTGCGGTTTTACGGGTGGGCACCGCCTACCCTCAGCCTGGGTTATTTTCAGAGGGTCGAGGACCTTCGAGCTGATCCTCGTTGGCGTGGAAAGCCTTGGGTCCGTCGTCCTTCGGGCGGGGGAGCAATCTGGCATCATGCCGACCTAACCTACGCCTTAGCGGTCCCCCCGTCGCACCCTTTAGCCCGGCAACCCCGTCGCGCGACCCGTTTGGTCCACGAAGCGACCCGCGATTGGCTCAACCAACTGGGTTGGAACGCCCGTCTCCATGAGCAAACGATGGAGGCGTCACGGAATGCCCCCCATGCCCCCGCCGTGGACCCCGAACCTCCCAAGCCATTCCTCTGCTTTCTTGACCGCGACCCGGTCGATGTGGTGGTGCTGGGGCCGGCTCGAGATCAAGGCGGAGTCGCGGTCGATATGGAGATGAAGTCGGAGTCGGAGTCAGAATCGAAATCCGAATCGGGGTTATCCCGCCCTGCCAAGGTGTTGGGGAGCGCGCAGAGGCGGCGGGGTCGGGCGTTGCTTCAGCACGGCTCGCTGTTGCTGACCACCGCCGCGCCCGCCAACGAACTGGTGGGTTTGGCCGATCTCCCCCGTCAATCCGCCGCGGTGCGGGTTGCCGATGCCCCCGCGGGGTTCGCCCCCGAGTCCTGGGTTTGCCCCTGGGCCCGGCGGCTAGCCGAGGCGCTGGAGGCACGGTTGGAGTGGAGAGAACCCGAGCCGGAGGAACGGGAACGAGGTCGGGTTCTGAGCGAAGTTTATCGCAATCCCGCTTGGTTGTTCAAGCGTTGA
- a CDS encoding AAA family ATPase produces the protein MESIDSDSLGVAQASARLAEVLEALGRVIVGQDEMLVRLVVALAARGHVLIEGVPGLAKTRAVKALAHLVGLPFRRIQFTPDLLPADLLGTQIYRPITGDFVVRPGPIVSHVVLADEINRAPAKVQSALLEAMQEGRVTLGGEPIDLPCPFWVLATQNPLDQEGTHPLPEAQLDRFLMRLRIGYPDRQAERALLDLDSARDDRRLEELPAVLDAATLRRIQAIAASVHVADVVKDYLVDLVRATRDPRGPTGFERGASPRATLDLMRAAQAHALVRGRDFVTPLDVARLLPDVLNHRVALGWEDRDDPHALDHRFDALLRAVAVP, from the coding sequence ATGGAATCAATCGACTCCGACTCCCTCGGCGTGGCCCAAGCGTCGGCACGTCTGGCCGAGGTGTTGGAGGCGCTGGGACGAGTGATTGTCGGCCAGGACGAGATGTTGGTCCGTCTGGTGGTCGCTCTGGCGGCTCGAGGTCATGTCCTCATCGAGGGGGTTCCCGGTCTGGCCAAGACCCGCGCGGTGAAAGCGCTGGCCCATTTGGTTGGCCTACCATTTCGCCGCATCCAATTCACCCCCGACCTTTTGCCCGCCGACCTCTTGGGCACTCAGATTTACCGTCCGATCACGGGCGACTTCGTGGTGCGTCCCGGCCCGATCGTTAGCCATGTTGTCCTCGCCGACGAGATCAACCGCGCGCCGGCCAAGGTGCAAAGCGCTTTGCTGGAAGCGATGCAAGAAGGTCGAGTTACCCTGGGAGGCGAACCGATTGACCTGCCTTGCCCCTTTTGGGTGTTAGCGACTCAGAACCCGCTGGATCAAGAAGGAACCCACCCCCTGCCTGAAGCGCAACTGGATCGTTTCTTGATGCGTTTGCGAATAGGCTATCCCGACCGTCAAGCCGAACGCGCGCTGCTCGACCTGGATTCGGCCCGCGACGATCGCCGCCTCGAGGAGCTTCCAGCGGTTTTGGACGCCGCGACGCTGCGTCGCATCCAGGCGATCGCGGCTTCGGTGCATGTGGCCGACGTGGTCAAAGACTACCTGGTGGACCTGGTGCGGGCCACCCGCGACCCCCGCGGTCCAACTGGTTTCGAGCGCGGGGCCAGCCCTCGGGCTACCCTCGACCTGATGAGGGCAGCGCAGGCTCACGCGTTGGTGCGGGGCCGCGACTTCGTCACGCCGCTGGACGTGGCGCGGCTGTTACCCGACGTGTTGAATCACCGCGTCGCACTAGGTTGGGAGGACCGCGACGACCCCCACGCCCTGGATCACCGTTTCGACGCCCTGCTCCGCGCGGTGGCCGTGCCCTGA
- a CDS encoding PAS domain-containing protein: MVRQGGWAVGLGWSPALVWGVGLTVASLGIRSAWEGGAIWTTPSCWVQAAMVGVVGWVLAAASGPGSAVSPSNPTPGSLNNPPEGHAAPSPSWDDLGSQDSILTRELSWVDPRDLPRWFNTLWSNHCDAMRVTDPQGTMIAVNDAFCALVDKPRPALVGRPLSVIHAKERQEHVLDAFRKRSFSRTIEPTLERRYTLWNGKTLSIRVFNLFLIGSRAPYPYILSIFHDIGDNHATEDRLRMMEALAEQIDHGAMLTGPTPDSCDPNALRVIWFNQPLQRLLGRSHEEMTQLDLATLPAEDADPSAVAAFRAAIRDGMPAGPLDLRLRYGEGGDPRASVAARVRLCPVMIPRLGQTHWLVLADPFG, from the coding sequence ATGGTGCGTCAAGGTGGTTGGGCGGTCGGGCTTGGTTGGAGTCCGGCTTTGGTTTGGGGGGTGGGGTTGACAGTGGCCTCGTTGGGGATCCGTTCCGCTTGGGAGGGTGGCGCGATCTGGACGACACCGAGCTGTTGGGTTCAAGCGGCGATGGTGGGGGTGGTGGGATGGGTTCTTGCCGCCGCATCTGGTCCAGGTTCAGCGGTCTCGCCGAGCAACCCAACGCCTGGCTCGCTCAACAACCCGCCGGAGGGCCACGCTGCGCCTTCCCCCAGCTGGGACGACTTGGGGAGCCAAGATTCAATTTTGACGCGCGAACTCAGCTGGGTTGATCCCCGCGATTTGCCCCGATGGTTTAACACGCTTTGGTCCAACCACTGCGACGCGATGAGGGTCACCGATCCCCAGGGGACCATGATCGCGGTCAACGACGCCTTCTGCGCGCTGGTGGACAAGCCCCGACCAGCTCTGGTGGGCCGCCCACTCTCGGTCATCCACGCCAAGGAACGTCAGGAACACGTGCTGGATGCGTTCCGCAAGCGTAGTTTTTCCCGCACGATCGAGCCGACCCTGGAACGTCGCTACACCCTCTGGAACGGCAAGACTCTCTCAATCCGGGTCTTCAACCTGTTCCTCATTGGCTCCCGAGCCCCCTACCCTTACATTCTGAGCATTTTCCATGACATCGGTGACAACCACGCCACCGAGGATCGTCTGCGGATGATGGAGGCGTTGGCCGAGCAGATCGACCATGGCGCGATGCTTACTGGTCCGACCCCAGACTCTTGCGACCCGAACGCGCTTCGGGTCATCTGGTTCAATCAACCGCTCCAGCGATTGCTGGGTCGCTCGCACGAGGAGATGACCCAATTGGATCTTGCCACCCTCCCCGCCGAAGATGCCGACCCTTCCGCCGTGGCCGCCTTTCGCGCAGCGATCCGCGATGGAATGCCCGCCGGGCCGCTCGATCTACGGTTGCGTTACGGCGAGGGAGGCGATCCACGCGCTTCGGTGGCCGCGCGGGTTCGGCTCTGTCCGGTTATGATTCCCCGTCTGGGCCAAACCCATTGGTTGGTCCTGGCCGATCCCTTTGGGTGA